GGTCCTTGCTCATGTAGAGCTTGAAGTCGGTCCAACTGTGGAACCAGGTGGCCGCACCGGCCAGCGCCAGCACCCAGATGCCGAAGATGGCCTCCACCTCGCCGAAGAAATGGAGCATGGTCGCACGGAAGGATACCGGAGGCACCGCGTCCGGATCGGTGCCAGGCAGCGATCCTTGCCTGGCCAGCTTCTCGTCATGCAGGTGTTCGTATTGGTGGGCCAGCCGTGTGATGGGACCGGCGAGAAAGGTATGCACGATGGCCAGCAGGAAAATCACCGTCGCCGCCACATTGAACGGATCCATCGACGCACGGGTGACGATGGCATCGACGATGCTTTCGCCCGGCGGCGGATACATCTCCAGCGGACGCGGGAAGGTGGCGTACTGGTTGATCCCTCCGCTCAGGTTCGGATAAGCGGGCACAGGCTCCGCGGCAGGGAGGGAGCAGGAAAAAAGCAGCGTGATGAGGAGGAGAAAGCGTGTCATGGTGGATGGCCCGTCCGGATCGTCCCGGTGCCTGCCAGACTGGCCCGTTTTCCACGGAGGATCAAAGAAAACCGGCCTACAGGCGGACGATTTCCAGCCACTTCTCCCGCTTGAACCACGTCTCTTGGCGCTTCGCGTATTGGCGGGTGGAAATGGCCAGCAGTTCCTCACAGGTGGGCCGGTCGATCTCTCCGTTCAGCAGCGCGCGGATTTCCTTCACGCCGATCGCTTTGCCGCACGTCGGTGAATCCTCCGGAAGCGCGGCGACCTCTTCGATTGCCCCGCCATCCAGCATTATGCGGCTCCGCAGGGCGATGCGCGCCTGCAGGTCCGGGCGCGTCCGCTGGATGAAGCACCCCCGGAGCTGTGTCTCCCGCTCCGCGGTGGCGGACTGCCAGTCGTCGCGGAGGGTGGACGCCTTTTCCCCGGTGAGCAGGCAGATCTCCAGCGCGCGGGAGACGTAGCGGCGATTCTTCAGTGCGGTGCGGCTGGCCTCCAGCGGGTCCAGTTCCTGGAGCTGCGCGACCA
This genomic stretch from Akkermansiaceae bacterium harbors:
- the miaA gene encoding tRNA (adenosine(37)-N6)-dimethylallyltransferase MiaA is translated as MPPEDRNGSEADIAARRSVLPPYFICGPTASGKTAFAIDYALRNNGEIVNGDAFQLYRGLEVLSAAPSAEEKAQVPHHLYGVLCSTQRNDAQAYVDLALPVIREIQSRGKTPVVTGGSGLYLKFLTHGASPLPTGDAALRAELDAQSLEDLVAQLQELDPLEASRTALKNRRYVSRALEICLLTGEKASTLRDDWQSATAERETQLRGCFIQRTRPDLQARIALRSRIMLDGGAIEEVAALPEDSPTCGKAIGVKEIRALLNGEIDRPTCEELLAISTRQYAKRQETWFKREKWLEIVRL